The nucleotide sequence CATCGTTGTACAGCATGATCAGGTCCGGCCCCCACACAATGGCCTGGGGAAAATGGGAGGCGAAACTGAGCGCCACGGTGGTCTTCAATACATCGGGCCACTGCGTCGGCAACCCAAGGGGTGTGCTCGCCCAATCATGGCGCCGCACCCGTTCGGCCATTTCCCCATAGCTTTGCAGCCAGTCTGTCATTGCGTTAGATCCTTCTGCCGCCCATTCAATCGAGGTCCGAAGCGCTCCTGCTTCGGACCGGTGCGTATTATCCCGCTCGGTGTGGGAATGTGCGACGGATTCTGAAGGACGGAGCGTATTAATTCGTGGGTGAGTGGCGGGGAAGGCTGGTGGGACTACGGTGATGTCCTACAAATCATTGGACATCGGGTGACGCTCTGTCAGGCGCCGCCCTCTGTGGCGAGGGGATTTAGCGAAACGTCGCACCGCCCCGCTGGGCCGCAAAGCGGCCCTGAAACCAGACAAGCCAATGCTTCAGGCAGATTGAAGGGGCTGCCCACGCTGCAACGACAGGCGCTATGAATACGGCGTCTGCGTCTTGATCCCTCGCAAGCGTTTCCCCAGCAACTTGCCGGCGATTTCGACAAAAGGCGTGACAATCAGGCTGTACACCGTCAGGTACCGCTGGTGATCCTGTTCCCCGGTGCCAAAGCGCAGAGGCTCGGGCCGGGCGCTGGTGACATAGAGCGTGCCGAACATCCAGTCCCAGAGCGACAGGTTGGTGCCGAAGTTACGATTGAAGTGACGGGGCGCATCGCTGTGGTGGATCTGGTGCTGGGCGGGGCTGTTCAGCACGTGTTCGAGCGCCGGGCCGAATGACAGCCAGACGTGGGTATGGCGCAAATTAGCCGCCAGGCTATTGAAGATGAACACCACGTAGGTCACACCGAACAACCTGTAGTGGCTGATCTCCCCGCCGCTCAGGTACCAGAAAGTACCAACGTAGAGGCCAAGGCAGGCGGTGATGCCGAGGTTTCCGACGATCCTCTCCACAAAATGAATCCGGCTCGCCGTCGCCGGTACCAGCACCGGTGCTGAATGATGAACCTTGTGAAAAGCCCACAACCAGCGTGAGTGAAACGCCCGATGCACCCAGTAGTGGGCGAAGTCTTTCACCAGGAACACCCCCAGCCCATAGAGCAAAGCCAGCGATAACCCGTCCCCCGGGCGCGGCCGCGCGCCCCAGAGGTTGTTGAAGAATGCCAGGTAGTCTCCGGATCGCAGGATGTACGGATCGACCAGATGAACGATGGGCAATACAAGCGCGAGCTTGAGGATCTTGCGCAACAGGTAGTAGCGACAATCCAGCCACGCAGAGCGATGAAAATACACCCGACTGCCACCGATAAACTGCCAGAACGAATGAGCGTCAGTCAGGCCGCGCTGTTTTCTGAAGCGAAACAGCCCATAGGCCACGCCATAGGAAGCACAGAGGAACAAAACCCCGAGGCGGCCATTGAAGCTGAAGATGCTGTAGAACTGTTCGGTGATAGGCGCGATGACCCACTCAATCAGTTGTTGGTAGATCAGGGAAAACACATCCACGAAAGGCCGGCCTCTGTTGGAGAGAGGCCATTGTAGATCAGCCGGGACGGACCCGGCACTCCAGAACCGACCGCTGCTCCCCGAAGCATCGACGCCTTCACTGAAAGGACATGCTCACACGCCGATGAACTTCACGCCCCACAACGCCACCATCCCCACCACCAATGTCAGCAGCGTACTGCGCCACCGCCAGGCCACCCACGCTGCCACAATCGCCGCCGGTATCTGAGGATTCGCCAACACGAACGCCCCATGCCCATTGGGATACACCACCGCAGGCAGTACCAGGGCCGCCAATACGCTCGCCGGCACGTACATCAAGGCCCGACGGATCAGGGGTGGAATCCGCCAGCGGCCATAAAGCTCGATGAAGGACAGCCGTATGAAGAAGGTTCCCAAGCCGGCCGCCAGAAACAGGCCCCACAAGGCAAGATCGCTCATGAGGGCTCTCCTTCAACGCCTTCAGCGGTTGCACGGTTTGAGCGAATACTTTCAATCAGCAACCCTGCCAGGACGCCGCCGATGGACGCGGTGATCAACCCCAGGTTGTAGGGCAGCTGGACTGCCAGTACGGCAAGCAGCCCCCCAACCGCTGCGGCGCCCCAACTCGCCCCGCTGCGCAGGCCGGGAATGAGCAACGCCAGGAAGGAAAGGGGTATGGCAAAACTCAAGGACCAGGTGTCCGGGATGCTCGCGCCCAGGTATACCCCGGCCAGCACCGATAGTTGCCAGGCCAGCCACATCGCCACCGCGGTCCCGGCATAGAAATGATGGGCGAATGGTCCCAATTCGCCCGACGAGAATTTCAAGCTGCACAGCGCATAGGATTGGTCCGAAAGCAGGTAGGCCATCGGCCAGGTCCAGCGACGGGGAAAATGGTGCAGGTGCGGGGCCAGGGAAGCGCTGTACATGATGAAACGCAGGTTGATCACCAGGGCCGTGGCCACGATCGCCGCCGGCATGACGCCGTTGTGCAGCAACTGGAGTGCAACCATCTGGGCGGAGCCGGAATAGAACAGTATCGTCATGCCCATGCTCATGCCGGGCGACAGGCCCATTTCGATGGCCATGACCCCGGTCACCAGCCCGAATGGGATGACGCCCGGGATCAATGGAAGGAGCATCCGAACGCCTTGCATGAAAGCTTCTTTTCCACTTTGGTAGGGCATCTCGTTTCCTTGTTCGCTGTACGCGCCGAAGCGTCGCCAACCCGCGACAAAACGTCGCTTGTGCCAGCATCACCCAGGGCAGGGTGCGATAGAGTGTAGGCATCGGAAACCGATGGGCAGAACCAACTTTTTTTCCGGGTAAACAGGTAGTTTTTGTTATGGCAAGAAACGCCCAGCCTGATCAGGCGCTGATGAAGATGCCCTCGTTCAAGGCCATGAGGTCCTTTGTCGCGGCAGCCAGGTATCGCAACTTTACCCGGGCGGCGGAGGCGTTATGCGTCACTCAGGCGGCGATCAGCCGCCAGATCCGCGATCTGGAAATCTACCTGGGCACAGAGCTGCTTATTCGCACGGGAAGAGAACTCAAGCTGACGCCTTCGGGGGCAGCGCTCTTCGATGCCGCGCAGCTGTCGTTGCTCAATATTTTCCAGGCCACGGAAAGAATCCGCCGGAAAAAAAGCGAAAAGCACATCCTCACCCTGTGCTGTACCCCCGCAATGTCGACACTCTGGCTATCCCACAAGCTGAAGGACTTCTTCAGCGCCAACCCCGACATTGACCTGAATGTCATCACCACCCAGCACTTCCTGACCCTGGAGCCAGGCATCAATCCGGACATCTTCATCGCCAAAAGCAGCGATCATTACCCCGGCTACCTGCGTCAAGCGCTGTTTCACGAAGTCATCTATCCAGTGTGCACTCCCCGCTATCTGGAGATGCATCCTCAATTGCGAACATTGGAAGGCCTGCGTAACAGCACCCTGCTGGACCTGAACCCTTATGGTCGCTCCCAACAGTCGGAGCAGATCGACTGGAATGTATGGTTCGCCTACCAGTCCCACGACTTGCAACTGCCTGTATCGGAAAGTCCCCATTACTTCAGTAGCAACGACTACAGCCTCCTCCTGCAAATGACCCTGGATGATCAAGGCGTCGCACTGGGCTGGGATCATCTGGTCAGGCATCTCGTGCAACAGGGCCGCCTGCTCCGGCCAGTCGCGCAGGAACTGGCGCTCAGGGAGTCGGTGCAGTACCTGATGATCAATGAGGATAAAAAGGATGATCCTGCGTGCGTGCGCTTGAAGGGGTGGTTGCTCGATCAGTTTCACGGATAGAGCCGTGTTTAGCGGCCGTATCTGCTTAATTGATCGACGGTGCCGGGGGCATCATCCAGCACTCTTGATACCGCCCCACCGCTATCGCGAGCAGGCTCGCTCCCACATTGGATCTGCGTGGCGCTGACATCTGTGTACGACGCAAAACCTGTGGGAGCGAGCACGCTCGCGATGACGCCGGCACATTCAACACCTGCGTGACAGCCTCAACCCGTCACACACCCCTGCGGCACTTTCCCGGCAAAACTGTCCACCAGGCTCGCCACCACCATCTCCCCCATTCGTGTGCGGGTCTGCAGCGTTGCGCTGGCGCGGTGGGGTTGCAGGACCACTTGCTCGTTGCCAAACAAGGCCTCGGGAACATTGGGCTCATCGACGAACACATCCAGCCCCGCCCCCGCGATGTCGCCAGCGGCCAATGCCGCCACCAGATCGGCTTCGTTGACCAGTTTGCCGCGAGCCACGTTGATCAGGTAACCGCCCTTGCCCAAGGCGTTCAGTACCTGGGCATCGATAATGGCTTCGGCCTGGTCGGCGGCGGCTGCGAGGATCAGGGCATCGCTGGCGCTGGCCAGTTGCTTGAGATCGGCGATGAAGGTGTGAGTCACATCGCTCATGGGTTGCAGATCGGTGTAGCTGATCGTGCAACCGAACGCCGCGAGTCGCGTTGCCACGGCCCGGCCGACGCGCCCCATGCCGACGATGCCGACGCGCATGCCGGACACCTGGCGGGCCAGTGGCAACGGTGCCAACGGCGTCGGGCTGTGGGGCCATTGGCCCGAGCGCGCATAGCGATCACCGGTGCACAGGCCGCGGCACACGGCGATCAACAGGCCGACGGCCAGATCGGCAACGTCTTCGGTCAGCGCGCCGATGGTGGCGGTTACGCGGATCCCGCGATCCCGGGCGTAGGCCAGGTCCACCGCATCGGTGCCCACGCCGTTGACCGCAACCACCTCCAGCTTGGGCAGTTGCGCCATGAGCGCCTGGCTGATGCCGGTATGCCCGCCGGTGATCACGCCACGGATATGGGCGCCGTGCGCCTGCAGATAGGCTGGTTTGTCGGCCTGTTCAAAGTAGCGCCTGACGGTAAACAACTCATTGAGCCGGGTGTTGATTTCAGGAATCAGGATCGGGCTGAGCTGCAAGACTTCTGGTTTCATGGATACCTCAAACAAATAAAAAAGCCGGCTCAACCGCGACCGGCAAAAGGCATGGCCGTGGCCATGACTGTCATGTTCAGGACGTTGGCCGACAGCGGCAGGCCAGCGATGTAGCGCACGGCATCGGCCACGTGCTTGACGTCCACCATCGGCTCTACGGCGATGGTGCCGTTGGCCTGGCGCACGCCCTGGGTCATGCGCACGGACATTTCGGTCAGGGCATTGCCGATGTCGATCTGGCTGCAGGCGATGTTGAAATCCCGGCCGTCCAGGGCCAGGGATTTGGTCAGCCCCAGCACCGCGTGTTTACTGGCGGTGTAGGCGCTGCTGAACGGACGCGGGGTATGGGCAGAGATCGAACCGTTGTTGATGATCCGTCCGCCCTGTGGCTGTTGCCGGCGCATCAATCCGAAGGCCCCACGGGCACAAAGGAAAACTCCGTTGAGGTTGGTGTCGATCACGTTGCGCCATTGCTCGAACGTCAGCTCATCCAACGGCACGGCGGGCGCATTGACCCCGGCATTGTTGAACACCACGTCCAGGCGGCCGAACGTCACGGTGATGGTTGCAAACAGCGCGTCGACACTCGCCTGATCGCGCACATCGGTGGGCACCGCCAACGCTTCCCGCCCCTCGCTGGCCGCCAGCTCGACCAATGCCTGCAACGGCTCGGGACGGCGTCCGGCCAACACCAATGTGTATCCGTCTTCCATCAAGCCCAGGGCCACGGCGCGGCCGATGCCACTGCCGGCGCCGGTGACCAGGGCCACTTTCAATGGGTTGGACATGCTGCTGTTTCCTTTCTCGAATCAGTGGATAAGTACCGCGCTCAAGGCCGTTGGCCGACACGCATTTCCAGTTGGCCGATGCCGTCGATCCCGGCGCTGATAATGTCGCCGGGCCGCAGCTCGTCAACGCCTGATGGGCTGCCGGTCATGATCAGATCCCCGGCCCTGAGCGGCACCGATTGCGAGATTCGGCTGATCATTTCACTGACCGACCAGATCTGGCTGTCGAGGCTGTCGCGCTGGCGCTCCTGGCCGTTCACGTTCAGCCACAAATCACCCTCGGGGTGACCCGCCTTGGAGACCGGCACGATGGCGGTCATCGGCGCGGCGCCGTCAAACACCTTGGCGCCCTCCCACGGCAAACCGTTGCGCTTGGCCAGGCGCTGGACATCTCGGCGCGTCAGGTCAAGCCCCACGGCGTAGCCCCACACATAAGCCAGCGCCTGGCTCTCGGGGATATTCGCGCCGCCTTCACCGATGGCCACGACCAATTCGATTTCATGCACAAACTCTTCAGTCACCGACGGAAACGGCACCACACCGACCGCATCCATCACGCTGCTGGCCGGCTTCATGAAGAACACCGGCGGCAAGCGGTTCTGCCCCTGGGCATCGGGCCACGGGTAATTGCGACCGACACAAAACACCCGACCGACGGGAAAACGCTGCGGGGTGCCGACAACCGGCAAGGTCACTGGCAGGTCCGGGGTAAAGACATATTCGGTCATGTTCATCCTGATAAAAGTCCTGGTAGAAGCGTCAGCGTACGGCGGCAATCTTTGTCAAAGTTGGACAAAAGCCGCCTCGTCTTGGAGAAAAACGGGGTTCAGGCGCGGGTCTTGAGTTCGATGCGATACAACCGCCCCAGCAGGAACGAATAGGACAAGGTGCCGATCAGCGCCACGCCGCCAATGAACCAGAAGGCCAAGGCAAACGAGCCGGTCTTGTGGACAATCGCGCCGATCACGATGGGGGTGACGATGCCACCGATGTTGGCGGCCAGACTGGTGATCCCGCCGGTGAGCCCGATGAGTTCCTTGGGTGCAACTTCCGACACCGCAGCCCATGAGGACGAGGCAATGCCCTGGGCGAAGAAGGCGATGGTCAGGATGGCAATGCAGATGGCGTTCGAGTCGGTGAAGTTCACCAGGACGATGGACATGCCCAGCATCGAGCCCACCACCAGCGGCAACTTGCGGGCAAAGGACAACGAACAGCCACGGCGGATCAGCAGGTCGGAAATGATCCCGGCCAGCAGAATACCCACCGTCGCGCCCACGAACGGCAGCACGGCGAAGATCCCGGCCTTGATCATGGTCAGTTGACGCTCTTCGATCAGGTACGTCGGGAACCAGGTGAGAAAGAAGTACAGTGCCGACGTGCTGGCGAACTTACCGATGCAGATCGCCCAGACCTGCCGATAGCTGAACAGCTCGGCGATCTGCCGCCAGTTGAAACGGGTACGCTCCTGACTGCTCTTGACCAGGCCTCCTCCGGCCTCGATGTACTTCAGTTCTTCCTTGCTGACTTTCTTGCAGTTCATCGGATCGCGGTACAGGTACAACCAGAGCACGCCGAAAACAATGCCCAATGCACCGGTGCTGTAGAACACATGTCGCCAGTCGTAGGTGGTTGCCAGCCATAGCAGCGCACCGGTAAACAACGCCGTGCCCAGGTATTGGCCGCAGACGTAGATGCTGCTCGCCATGCCCCGCTCCCGCGCCGGAAACCACACTGTGACCGCCCGACTGTTGGCCGGAAACGCCGGCGCTTCCATCGCACCGACGGCCAGGCGCAGGCCAAACAGCGAAGCGAATCCGGTGGCGAACCCCTGGCACACGGTGACCGTCGACCAACTGATCAGCGACACCCCGTAAGTGAACCGCGAACCGAAGCGATCGGCGATGAACCCGGCGGGCACCAATGCGATGGCGTAGGTCCAGGCGAAGGCGGAAAAGATCAGGCCCATTTCGATCTTGTCCAGGCCCAGGTCCTTGGCCAGGAAGGGGGCCGCAATCGAGATGTTCACCCGATCGATGTAGTTGATGATCGTCGCAATCAACAGCAACGACAGCATGAACCAACGTCGGCGGGAAGGCAGCCGGGCGGACCCGGCAGCGTCCCGGGCGCTGGCCGTCAGCGGCGGCGCGGTGGTCTGGGAGGTGTGGGAATTCGACATGGATGGACCTTCATTATTGTTAGACGAATCGAAATACTTGCCAGCAGCGCACCTTGATTGTTGGAGATAAGCAGGCGGCTGCATGGCCGCCAATGTGGTCGTACAACCATGTGAAATCAATTGAGGCGTTAGATCATTTTTTCTCTGGGAGACCGCGATTGGTGAGCCTGTCCAAAAAAATCCGCGCTGAATTTTTTGCGGATAATTTCCATAAATTTAACTAATAGCTTGTTTTAAAAAGAAAATATACATAACTGGCACCTATCATTTTTTGGACAAGCTTCCCTCTTCCCTTGAGTAGATAAATTCAGTACCGGATGGACGTCATCGTATGAGATGTTGAAATTCAGCTGAGTACGCCCTCACAATCACGTCGCCCAAGCCGTTGTCGAGGATCCCCAGGCGATGTCATCACCGAGCCAAGTCCCCACCTATTTCATGCAGCAACGCAGCGAACTGACGGACTTTTACATCCGCGACAAGAAGGGACGGCGCGCCGAAACCAGCCCCCATCGTCACGAGTATTTCCAGATCCAGATCAACCTGGGTGGCGACACCGTGCAGCACATCGGTCATGTCGAGCGCCCGTTCCCGCGCAACACCCTGGCGTTCATCCTGCCCCATCGCGTGCATGTGATTCCGCACCCGGCGGACAGCAATTTCATGGTGATCAACTTCTCCCAGACCTTCCTGCTGCCACACCTGCAGTGCGACCCGATGGACCTGGAAGAAGTCTCGATTCTGCTGGCACCCGAGTTGTCACCGTTCCGTTTCCAGGAGCATCTGGATTTCATTCTGGGCCAAGAGGATTTCACTCAAGTCTGTGGGCTGATCGAGCAGATGCGTGTCCTGGACAAGCACCGTCAGTTCGGCACCCGGGAGATCCTCAAGGGGTTGTTGCTGCAACTGATCGGCAGCGTCTGTGCCTTGTATGCCGAGCCGCTCAAGCAGTTGGCCGAAGAGAACGCGGCCGAAATCAGCCGGCGCGATGCACTGGGCAGAATGTCCGAATACCTGCGCAGGAATATTGCCGACCCCGACCTCAACCTGATCAAGGTGGCCGCCGCGACCTATCTGTCGCCGACCTACTTGACCCACTGGCTGCGCAAGGAAATCGGCAAGACCTTCACCGAGCTGGTGCTCGAGCGCAGGATGCACGCGGCGCGCAACTACCTGCTCAATGGAACGCGCCCCGTGGGTGAAGTGGCGCGGTTGTGCGGGTTCGCCGACGAGGCTTATTTTTCACGGCGCTTTCGTCAGATCCACGGCCAGCCGCCGGGGCAGTTCAGAAAGCAGCAGTTGAATCCGGATACGCCGCAGTCGGCGTTGAATACGTGACCGCTGCTGAGGGCCGCTACCGATTTGACGACAGCAGCGGGCAAACGCGGTTTCAAACCGCACGACTGTTGGCTTAGTCCCGGATCAACCCAGGTGTCCTGGTGGGTACGTCACGCCTGCGGTCGGGATGGTCGCGCTCCAGGAAACGGCGTAGGCCTTCACGGGTTTCCTGCTGGTGTATCGAGCGGTTGAAACATTCCGCCTCGATGCGCAAGCCTTCCGCCAAAGGCTGGCCATAGCCTCGGACCGCGGCCTCCTTGTCCGAGCGCATGGCAGGTTGCGGCAGGGTGCAGAGAAAGTGCGCCAACTCCATGGCTCGTGCCAGTGACTGTCCGCTAGGCACGACTTCATTGGCCAGACCGATGTTGAGTGCCTCTGCGGCGCCGATGACCTTGCCGGTGAGGATCATCTCCATCGCCCGGCCCATCCCCACAATCCTGGGCAGGCGCTGGCTGCCACCATCGGCGAGACCGATGTTCCAACGCCGGCAGGTCACGCCAAAGGACGCGTGTTCTTCGGCAATGCGCATGTCGGCAAAGCAGGCCCACTCCAGGCCACCGGCGTAGGCAACACCGTTCACTGCGGCGATCACCGGTTTATAGATGTTGGTCCAGCGACTGGGCCCAAGAATGCCCGGGCGCTCCCCCCTGTCGTGCGCAGCAATTTCCTCCGCTGTGGAGGGCGCGAGGGCGAAACCTGCTTCAAGGTCTCCACCGGCACAGAAAGCCTTTTCACCGGCACCAGTGATGATGGCAACCAGCGCCTCTGGATCGTCCCGAAAGCGTGTCCAGGCTTCCACCAGCTCCAGGTGCGTGGTGGGGCCGATGCAATTGCGCTTTTCCGGGCGGTTGAAGCGAATGATCCTGACCGGACCATGGGTTTCATATTCGATTTCTGTGAAGGTCATGAGGGATTCCTGTGGTTGTTATCGACCGGACACGGCTTCGGCAACAAAGGCATCGGCTCGCCCCACGGCCTGCCGCTTCTGTGTAACGAGCCAATTGAGCACTTCATCCCAGAGGGGCTCTGCCGACGGCCGGAAATACCCCATGTGGCCGATGGGCTGTTTTTTCGTCTCGGGATGGAGGTCACGTACCCGAAACGGAGCATTGCGATAGCCCTTGATGAATGCGTCCCGCGAGACAGGCGGCGCCCAGGGATCGT is from Pseudomonas sp. B21-056 and encodes:
- a CDS encoding fumarylacetoacetate hydrolase family protein, whose protein sequence is MNMTEYVFTPDLPVTLPVVGTPQRFPVGRVFCVGRNYPWPDAQGQNRLPPVFFMKPASSVMDAVGVVPFPSVTEEFVHEIELVVAIGEGGANIPESQALAYVWGYAVGLDLTRRDVQRLAKRNGLPWEGAKVFDGAAPMTAIVPVSKAGHPEGDLWLNVNGQERQRDSLDSQIWSVSEMISRISQSVPLRAGDLIMTGSPSGVDELRPGDIISAGIDGIGQLEMRVGQRP
- a CDS encoding AzlD domain-containing protein, coding for MSDLALWGLFLAAGLGTFFIRLSFIELYGRWRIPPLIRRALMYVPASVLAALVLPAVVYPNGHGAFVLANPQIPAAIVAAWVAWRWRSTLLTLVVGMVALWGVKFIGV
- a CDS encoding 2-hydroxyacid dehydrogenase, coding for MKPEVLQLSPILIPEINTRLNELFTVRRYFEQADKPAYLQAHGAHIRGVITGGHTGISQALMAQLPKLEVVAVNGVGTDAVDLAYARDRGIRVTATIGALTEDVADLAVGLLIAVCRGLCTGDRYARSGQWPHSPTPLAPLPLARQVSGMRVGIVGMGRVGRAVATRLAAFGCTISYTDLQPMSDVTHTFIADLKQLASASDALILAAAADQAEAIIDAQVLNALGKGGYLINVARGKLVNEADLVAALAAGDIAGAGLDVFVDEPNVPEALFGNEQVVLQPHRASATLQTRTRMGEMVVASLVDSFAGKVPQGCVTG
- a CDS encoding AzlC family ABC transporter permease, translated to MPYQSGKEAFMQGVRMLLPLIPGVIPFGLVTGVMAIEMGLSPGMSMGMTILFYSGSAQMVALQLLHNGVMPAAIVATALVINLRFIMYSASLAPHLHHFPRRWTWPMAYLLSDQSYALCSLKFSSGELGPFAHHFYAGTAVAMWLAWQLSVLAGVYLGASIPDTWSLSFAIPLSFLALLIPGLRSGASWGAAAVGGLLAVLAVQLPYNLGLITASIGGVLAGLLIESIRSNRATAEGVEGEPS
- a CDS encoding SDR family oxidoreductase, with protein sequence MSNPLKVALVTGAGSGIGRAVALGLMEDGYTLVLAGRRPEPLQALVELAASEGREALAVPTDVRDQASVDALFATITVTFGRLDVVFNNAGVNAPAVPLDELTFEQWRNVIDTNLNGVFLCARGAFGLMRRQQPQGGRIINNGSISAHTPRPFSSAYTASKHAVLGLTKSLALDGRDFNIACSQIDIGNALTEMSVRMTQGVRQANGTIAVEPMVDVKHVADAVRYIAGLPLSANVLNMTVMATAMPFAGRG
- a CDS encoding helix-turn-helix transcriptional regulator, giving the protein MSSPSQVPTYFMQQRSELTDFYIRDKKGRRAETSPHRHEYFQIQINLGGDTVQHIGHVERPFPRNTLAFILPHRVHVIPHPADSNFMVINFSQTFLLPHLQCDPMDLEEVSILLAPELSPFRFQEHLDFILGQEDFTQVCGLIEQMRVLDKHRQFGTREILKGLLLQLIGSVCALYAEPLKQLAEENAAEISRRDALGRMSEYLRRNIADPDLNLIKVAAATYLSPTYLTHWLRKEIGKTFTELVLERRMHAARNYLLNGTRPVGEVARLCGFADEAYFSRRFRQIHGQPPGQFRKQQLNPDTPQSALNT
- a CDS encoding LysR family transcriptional regulator — its product is MARNAQPDQALMKMPSFKAMRSFVAAARYRNFTRAAEALCVTQAAISRQIRDLEIYLGTELLIRTGRELKLTPSGAALFDAAQLSLLNIFQATERIRRKKSEKHILTLCCTPAMSTLWLSHKLKDFFSANPDIDLNVITTQHFLTLEPGINPDIFIAKSSDHYPGYLRQALFHEVIYPVCTPRYLEMHPQLRTLEGLRNSTLLDLNPYGRSQQSEQIDWNVWFAYQSHDLQLPVSESPHYFSSNDYSLLLQMTLDDQGVALGWDHLVRHLVQQGRLLRPVAQELALRESVQYLMINEDKKDDPACVRLKGWLLDQFHG
- a CDS encoding enoyl-CoA hydratase/isomerase family protein; this encodes MTFTEIEYETHGPVRIIRFNRPEKRNCIGPTTHLELVEAWTRFRDDPEALVAIITGAGEKAFCAGGDLEAGFALAPSTAEEIAAHDRGERPGILGPSRWTNIYKPVIAAVNGVAYAGGLEWACFADMRIAEEHASFGVTCRRWNIGLADGGSQRLPRIVGMGRAMEMILTGKVIGAAEALNIGLANEVVPSGQSLARAMELAHFLCTLPQPAMRSDKEAAVRGYGQPLAEGLRIEAECFNRSIHQQETREGLRRFLERDHPDRRRDVPTRTPGLIRD
- a CDS encoding MFS transporter — encoded protein: MSNSHTSQTTAPPLTASARDAAGSARLPSRRRWFMLSLLLIATIINYIDRVNISIAAPFLAKDLGLDKIEMGLIFSAFAWTYAIALVPAGFIADRFGSRFTYGVSLISWSTVTVCQGFATGFASLFGLRLAVGAMEAPAFPANSRAVTVWFPARERGMASSIYVCGQYLGTALFTGALLWLATTYDWRHVFYSTGALGIVFGVLWLYLYRDPMNCKKVSKEELKYIEAGGGLVKSSQERTRFNWRQIAELFSYRQVWAICIGKFASTSALYFFLTWFPTYLIEERQLTMIKAGIFAVLPFVGATVGILLAGIISDLLIRRGCSLSFARKLPLVVGSMLGMSIVLVNFTDSNAICIAILTIAFFAQGIASSSWAAVSEVAPKELIGLTGGITSLAANIGGIVTPIVIGAIVHKTGSFALAFWFIGGVALIGTLSYSFLLGRLYRIELKTRA
- a CDS encoding sterol desaturase family protein is translated as MDVFSLIYQQLIEWVIAPITEQFYSIFSFNGRLGVLFLCASYGVAYGLFRFRKQRGLTDAHSFWQFIGGSRVYFHRSAWLDCRYYLLRKILKLALVLPIVHLVDPYILRSGDYLAFFNNLWGARPRPGDGLSLALLYGLGVFLVKDFAHYWVHRAFHSRWLWAFHKVHHSAPVLVPATASRIHFVERIVGNLGITACLGLYVGTFWYLSGGEISHYRLFGVTYVVFIFNSLAANLRHTHVWLSFGPALEHVLNSPAQHQIHHSDAPRHFNRNFGTNLSLWDWMFGTLYVTSARPEPLRFGTGEQDHQRYLTVYSLIVTPFVEIAGKLLGKRLRGIKTQTPYS